A window of Bactrocera dorsalis isolate Fly_Bdor chromosome 4, ASM2337382v1, whole genome shotgun sequence genomic DNA:
CGATCAAATTGATCGACCTCAATATCTAAGATTGAACCTCCTTCACCAAAACCGGCATTATTCACCAACACATCCAACTGTCCGAACTTGTCAATTGTCGAGTTTATAATGCGTTCCGCATCCACTGTGACATCAGCGGTGATGAGTAGTAGTTCCACTTTGCTGTTGGCTGCTTTACAGGCCGCCTCTGTAGCCTTCAGATTTGCTTCATTTCGTCCCGTGAGCACCACTTTGGAACCTTGCTTGGCAAATTCAACAGCTGTGATGGCACCAATGCCAGAACTCGCTCCGGTTACAATAACAACTTTACCAGCTAAACTCATTGCGATCTACTCAAACTCACTGTGTTGAAGGAACTGAACCGCTGTGTCTAAATCGGTTATTTATAtaccaataaataaagaaattttggcTTGCTATTTCACCACTAACAGTTCCATATTTTTTGGCTGATTGATAAGATAAATGTTGAGCGCAAGTATAAAATGCCCCACATATCAACTTGTTGGTCAGCTGCACTGTTTCTTGTAGAGTATATTCACATCTTGGCAGGGCCCTAGCGGAGCGGAAAATCACGTtccaatatatttgttttaataaattgtgaaattaaaaattaaatttattctcCAACAACTCTTGTATATAAACTGCTTATATAGCTAATTAAAATCAACTGATGAACGTTTTGCCTCTAGTAGTTACTCATTGAACGATTTAACATTTTGCGCGCTtcatttatactttttatttgccAGGAATGAGTTAGGCTATTAGTCAGAGATTCGAATTTGTATAACTCTCATGTCATTAGAAGTTGAGAGCGTAAATTAACATTTCGTTTGATCTGCCAACGAtataaaatgttatgaaaatgttacaaaaatgttaaatttggaGAATATGTAGAATATTCTTGCATTGCTGTTAGCGCCACTGAAGCAAAAAAGATGTTAGCAGCAGAGTAGAGTTGCAGAACATATGCAACAGCCTGTTAAATTTGTTTAGGCAATGTCGGTAATCAACTACAGcacatctaaaaaaaattgattaactTATTTTGTTAGCATATCTTACAGCATATAGTCAAACGGTAGCCTAAAAATTCAGGTATAACGAAAGTAATGATTTAGTATAGTCCGTTATTAGCATCCGGTTACACACGAGTATTAGTATGCGAAAAATATGTTCCTTAATTTTATAACCCGTTTAATGAATAGCTAATAGTGGAAAACGTACGAATGAAAACTTCGAAATAGAGCAGCTGACCAAAAAGTTGTGATGTATGACTCTTACATGCACCCGCTCAATATTTATCTTATCAATAAGcctaaaactattaaattattAGTGGTGAAATAGCAAGGCACTTTACTTGCATATAAATAGCTGAATTAGACATAGCACTCCAGTTGTTACAACGTCGTAAGTTTGAATAGATCACCATGAGTTTAGTTGGTAAAGTCGTTATTGTAACCGGAGCAAGTTCCGGCATTGGCGCCACCACAGCTGTTGAATTTGCCAAGCAGGGTTCCAAAGTGGTGCTCACAGGACGAAATGAAGCAAATCTAAAGTCTACTGAGGCGGCCTGTAAAGCTGTCAACAGCAAAGTGGAACTACTACTCATCGTCGCCGATGTAACGACGGACGCCGAGAAGATTATCAAAACAACAATTGACAAGTTCGGACAGTTGGATGTGTTGGTGAATAATGCCGGTTATGGTGAAGGCGGTTCAATTTTGGATATTAATGTCGATCAATTTGATCGTGTTATGAATACAAATTTACGTTCAGTCTTTCTGCTCACTAAGTACGCCGCACCACATCTGATTAAGACCCAAGGAAATATCGTGAATGTTTCCAGCGTCGCAGGATTGCGTGCAAACGCTGGCTTTTCTGTCTATTGCACGTCCAAGGCAGCATTGGATCAATTCACCAGATGTGTTGCGTTGGATTTGGCGCCGAAAAATGTGCGAGTAAATGCCGTAAATCCTGGTTTGATTGTGACAAACTTCTATCAGGGTTTAGGCATATCGGAAGAAGTTTATGCTAAATATGTGGAGCAATCAAAGACTACGAATCCATTGGGTCGCGTTGGCGAAACGAAGGAAGTGGCCGACGCTATTGTTTTCCTTGCCAGTGACAATTCGAGCTTTATAACGGGCGCAACTCTGCCGATAGATGGTGGCAGACAAACCGCGTGCCCACGTTAGTATTTCTGACAGATGTGATTTAGTATGTTTAAACTTAttcctatatatacatatattatagataaatgtaactaaaaatatattttaaaatagttatAAGATCTTTTGATTGTTGAGGTAATCACTGTCATGTTaacaaaaatttctgaaaagtCGGTTGTATTTTGTAAACTACTAGCTGACCCCACAGGCGTTGTTCTGTGTTTGAAATGCAAAGAaggttgaatttatattgtgttgaaaattatctatttgcgatttttctacatttttccaATGTAACGCTACTTaataaagaacattttttggtttctgctccggcgcgtaaatgtacagagaagatggttctccaactcgtgaacacgccacgtatagttggccgtgtgaaaaacatgtcacttccagatttatgccacacacttctagcgactTTCCTGGTGTCCTGTGCATTATCATTTCAAATGCAGTTTCCCTGAAAACTGAataggtttgaactgaaatggcaaatcgttggaactcaacgAAATTCGTataatcaagcattctgcgcccttgtattcgataggtgcgtcacaatcagtcgggttccattacacagtttcggcgcatgaagatcgcgaaacataataatgacagatccaactttgagacacAAAAGatgcggcataccaagcctgaccaaagaatttagaaattccaatgtgttgtcaacttcgatattcactcctctaagatgaatgctaaatgttctgccattgtcgtctggtgagctaCGCCGATAGAGTAAATATCCAtcgtttccagtttgcgtttccgaaagaaaagcacgtggttagtgtttcgtgcatttattgtccgACATACacaccgaagtgggattgtggtgtccgcaaggtccatgaaccatattggttttcaccacATCGTATAATGCTGGATCTATCTCTGGATTAAGATTTTCCGCAgaaataatttcatcaatttcaactggtgtaaccaccatccaccatccaaagaagaatgtgtgcgtgcgaaaaacctcttttttgccCCCCAACAGAGTACATACAGCATCTAACAacaccatatatacatatgtacatacgttgcttccAGATAAAGTAGTAAGTCAAACAtagtagctgttgtttgaaaagccGTGCTTTGACATCGTGATGATTTGCTGATTGACTGCGAcccataattccacacgtatgttATCGCATGCTGGGAGTACTCGTGCATGTTCTTTTGGCTGCCAATGTATATTGATGGCAAAAATAAAGCCGACGGATATTAGCGCTACCCCGGATTCCCTTCAAAGTGGTTCAAGTGGTAGCTTAAACAAATTTAGCAGGCCGTTCCATATGTTCTGCTACTCTACTCTGCTGCTAATATCTTTTTTGCTTCAGTGGCGCTAACAGCAATGCAAGAATGGATATTCTCCAGTGAGAGttgaaattaaacatttttgtaacaGTTTCATAACATTTTAAATCGTTGGCAGATCaaacaaaatattcatttaCGCTCTCAACTGCTAATGACATGAGAGTTATACAAATTCTAATCGCTGACTAGAAACCCAACTCTTTTCTGGCAACTACAAAGTATAAAGCAAGGGTGCAAACTGTTAAATCGTTTAATGAGTAACTACTAGAGGCAAAGCGTCCATCAGTTGATTTTAATTAGCCACATAAGCAGTTTATGAACGAgagtatatacaaaaaaaatcatttttaatttcacaatttattaACGAAAATATATTGGAACGTGATCCTCCGCGCCGCTAGGGCCCTGCCAAGATATGAATATACTCTACAAGAAAAAGTGCAGCTGATCAAAAAGTTGATATGTGGGGCAATTTATACACATCTTATCAAtcagccaaaaaaaaattggaaatacaTATTTGTGGTGAAATAGCAAGCCAAAATGTCTGCTTTGAGTGAATATAAATAGCCGAAAAAGACACAGCGGTTCAGTTCCTTCAACACAGTGAATTTAAATAGATCGCAATGAGTTTAGCTGGCAAAGTTGTTATTGTAACCGGAGCGAGTTCCGGCATTGGTGCCACTACAGCTGAGGAATTTGCCAAGCAGGGTTCCAAAGTGGTGCTCACAGGACGAAATGAAGCAAATCTGAAGGCTACCGAGGCTGCCTGTAAAGCAGCCAACAGCAAAGTGGAACTACTACTCATCACCGCTGATGTCACAGTTGATGCGGAACGCATTATAAACTCGACAATTGACAAGTTCGGACAGTTGGATGTGTTGGTGAATAATGCCGGTTATGGTGAAGGCGGTTCAATCTTGGATATTAACGTCGATCAATATGACAGAATATTTGATACAAATGTGCGAGCGGTCTTCCTGCTCACTAAGTACGCCGCACCACATCTGATTAAGACCCAAGGTAATATCGTGAATGTCTCCAGCGTCGCAGGATTGCGTTCATTCAGTGATCTTTCGGTCTATTGCACATCCAAGGCAGCACTTGATCAATTCACCAGATGTATCGCCTTGGATTTGGCGTCGAAAAATGTGCGTGTGAATGCTGTAAATCCTGGTTTGATTGTGACAAAATTCTATCAGGGTTTTGGCATATCGGAAGAAGATTATGTAAAACATTTGGAGTATTCGAAATCTACGCATGCATTGGGTCGCGTCGGCCAACCGAAGGAAGTAGCTGATGTCATTATTTTCCTTGCCAGTGACAGTTCGAGCTTCATAACGGGCGCAACTCTGCCCATCGATGGTGGCAAACACGCCATGTGCCCGCGTTAAtagtttttacaaatataatttagtATAATTAAACATActcataatatatacatatgtatatacatatgtatgtaaataaaaatatgccttAAAATAATTATCTGGCTTTTGTTT
This region includes:
- the LOC125778354 gene encoding 3-oxoacyl-[acyl-carrier-protein] reductase FabG-like encodes the protein MSLVGKVVIVTGASSGIGATTAVEFAKQGSKVVLTGRNEANLKSTEAACKAVNSKVELLLIVADVTTDAEKIIKTTIDKFGQLDVLVNNAGYGEGGSILDINVDQFDRVMNTNLRSVFLLTKYAAPHLIKTQGNIVNVSSVAGLRANAGFSVYCTSKAALDQFTRCVALDLAPKNVRVNAVNPGLIVTNFYQGLGISEEVYAKYVEQSKTTNPLGRVGETKEVADAIVFLASDNSSFITGATLPIDGGRQTACPR
- the LOC125778348 gene encoding 3-oxoacyl-[acyl-carrier-protein] reductase FabG-like; translated protein: MSLAGKVVIVTGASSGIGATTAEEFAKQGSKVVLTGRNEANLKATEAACKAANSKVELLLITADVTVDAERIINSTIDKFGQLDVLVNNAGYGEGGSILDINVDQYDRIFDTNVRAVFLLTKYAAPHLIKTQGNIVNVSSVAGLRSFSDLSVYCTSKAALDQFTRCIALDLASKNVRVNAVNPGLIVTKFYQGFGISEEDYVKHLEYSKSTHALGRVGQPKEVADVIIFLASDSSSFITGATLPIDGGKHAMCPR